The Amycolatopsis jiangsuensis nucleotide sequence GTCTCGCCGTGCTCGGGCATCTCGCGTACCTCGCCGCGCTCGTGCTGATCGGCTGGGGCCTCGCGCATCGCGCCTTCTACCGAAGGTTGGTGACGTGATGACGACGGCGAGGCCCGGGTTGGTGTTGCGCATCGCGCCGGTCGGCATGTACCACGGCCGGGCGGGCGCGCTGATCGAACGGGCGCTGATCGTGTACGGGCGTTCCTGGGTCGTTCTGGTGTCCGGTGCGCTCGAACCGCTGCTGTACCTGCTCGCGTTCCAGATCGGCTTCGGCAAGCTGGTCTCCACCGTCGCCGGTCCGGACGGCCGGCCGATGAGCTACGTGGCTTTCGTCGCCCCGGCGCTGCTGGCGTCCTCGGCGATGAACGGCGCGGTGTTCGAGACGTACAACATGTTCTTCAAGCTGCGCTACGCGAAGCACTACGAAGCGGTGCTCGCCACGCCGGTGGGGCCGATGGACGTGGCGCTCGGCGAGATCGGCTGGGCCATGCTGCGCGGCGGCCTCTACACGGTCGCGTTCATGGCCGTCACCGGTGCGATGGGGCTGCTCACGTCGTGGTGGGCGCTGTTGCTGCTGCCGGTTGCGCTGCTGGTGTCGTTCGCGTTCTCGGCCATCAGCATCGCGCTGGTGAGCTTCCTGAGGTCCACCTCGCAGCTCGACTACATCCAGCTCGTGCTCATGCCGATGTTCCTGTTCTCGACCACGTTCTTCCCGATCACCGTCTATCCCGCGGCCCTGCAGTGGGTGGTCCGCTGCTTCCCGCTGTACCACGGCATCGAGCTGATGCGCGGGCTCGCCGGCGGCTTCTTCTCCTGGAGCATGGCCGGCAACCTCGCCTACCTGCTGGCGCTCGCGGCATTCGGGGTGTGGGCGTCCACGAGGAGGATCGCGAAACTGCTGCTGACGTGACAATGACCACCGTGCGTCGTGTTCCGGGCGAGGCCGTTGTGGTGGGGTTCGGAGCGGTCGAAAGCCGCACGGTGGTGCCGGCCGGATGCGGCATTCTTCGCGGGTGCGGTGGCGTCAAGTCCGGTGAAGCGCACCTGGCCGCCGGGGGAAGCAGGTCGGGGCCGCCGCGTACCCGCCGGGGCGCGCGGCGGATACGACTCCGGCACTGGTCACCGTCGTCCGGCGCGGGCGCTCGTCACGCGCGCGGGAATGATATTTACCGCGGCAGGAGAGGACAATGCGGGGCGGTGAAGTTCGCCCGGATGCATGAGCGCGGCACGCCCGGGTGCCTGCCGCGGGGCACCGACTACACCGGGTGCGTCCCCGGGTGTGGGATACTTGCGTCGGCCGCTGCGCCGACGGGCATCCCGCTCGCGTCGTGAGCGGCCCGGAGGAGTGCCGGACCGGCACCACGCGCGTCGCCCCCGGGAGGCCGGGCCAAAGGTCGACGTCGTGGCGGCTGGCCCGGGGCCGGCACCCCGCCGAGAAGACCAGGACGTGCGTGGCCGCCGATCCGGCGGAGCGCACGGTTGCCAGCAGGATTCCCGCCGCTGGTCACCACCACGGCGGGCACGGAACGGAAAGGGCCCCTGTGCGGCCGCGTCGTGACCGGTGTGAACCGGCAGACGCGCCCGGGGGCGGAGGAGACATATGTCGAACGCGGACACACCCGCCGATCAGACCGGCGGGAATACCGCCGCACCCGCGAGCAGCCGGCTGGGCGAGCTCCCACCGCGCATCCGCGTGCACGCGCTGGCCAAGCTGCTCGGCCAGAGCAGCCGCGACCTGCTCGCCAAGCTCGCCGAACTGGGCGAAAGCCCCCGCAGCGCCGCCTCGAGCGTGACCCGCGAGGTCGCGCACCGGGTGGCCGAGGCCCTGGACCCGGCCGGCACCGACCCCACTGGGGCAACCCCGGCAGCGCCGGGAACCCCACCGGCCACGGACGAAGCCACCGCCCGCGCCGGCCAGCCCACCGAGTCCGGCACCGCCGGCTCCCCGGCGACCTCCGGCACCGAGGCCACCGGCACCGTGACTTCCGGAGCCGTGGCTGCCGGTCCCGGCAGTGTGGCCTCCGGCGTCCCGACCGCCGGCGTCCCGACCGCCGGCGTCCCGACCGCCGACGCCTCGAGCGCCGACGCCCCCGGCGCCGCGACCTCCGGTACCGGGAACGACCCGGCCGCGACCACCCAGTCCGGCAGCGCGGAATCCGCGACCGGGCCCGGCGCCGGGGACGTCCCGGCCGCGACCACCGCAGCGGACCCTCAGGCCGCGGCGGACACCTCCGACCAGTCCGCCTCGACCGCGGGCACCGGCCGGTCCGCGGGCCGGAAGTCCGGGTCCGGCAGGCGGACCGGCGGCAAGTCCGCGACCGGCCGTGCCGCGGCAGCGCGGGCCACCGATGCCGCTTCGGAGACCACCGCCGAGGTCGGTACCGCAGGCCAGGACACCGCCGAGTCCGCCTCGGCCGGTGACCGGGCCGGTACCGCCGCGGACCAGGGCACCCCGACCGCGGAACCCACGACGCCCGGTGACCCGGCCGCCGGTGAACCGGACGGCGCCGGCAGCTCGACCGCCGGGCAGGCGGGCGAAACCGCGGCCCCGGAGAAGTCCGGCCGCACCGGTTCGCGGCGCAGCCGCCGGGCCGTCGCGCCCGCCATCCCGGCCGAACAGCAGGAGACCGAGCAGGCCACCGCGGCGCGCGGGCCTGTGCACGTGCCGGTGTTCGCCGCGCCGTCGCCGGTCTTCCTGCCGCCCGAGGAGACGGCCGCGCAGCCGTCGCGGAACACGCCCGAAGCGGTGTTCGGCGTCGGCGACGAGCCCGTCAAGAGCGGCAAGCGGAGCAAGCGCGCCGAGAGCAGCGAAAGCGCCGAAGCCGAGGACACCGCGGGCGAAGACGGCGAGCGTTCGGACGAAGACGGCGACGACCCGAACAGCCGTCGCCGGCGTCGTCGTGGCCGCCGGGGCCGCGGCCGGGGCAAGGGTGGCGACGAGGGCTCGTTCGAGACCTCGGAGCAGTCCGAGAACGACGAAGCCGACCAGGGTGGCAAGCCCGGCGACAAGGCAGCCAAGCCGGACAAGGCCGAGAAGGAAGACAAGTCCGAGCAGTCCGCCGAGAGCGACTCCGGCGACGATGCCGACTCCGACGGCGGCACCAAGCGCCGTCGCCGTCGTCGCCGTCGCAAGGGCGGGGACGACGACGCGCCCGAGACCACCGGCGGCGACGACCCGCCGAACACCGTCACGCACGTCCGTCAGGCCAAGGCCGAGCCCGAACGGGCGGCACGCGACGAGGTGCGCAGCGTCCGCGGGTCCACCCGGCTCGAGGCCAAGCGCCAGCGCCGTCGCGACGGCCGCGAGGCCGGACGGCGCCGGGCCCCGATCCTGTCCGAGGCCGAGTTCCTCGCCCGGCGCGAATCGGTCGAGCGCACCATGGTGGTCGCCGAGAAGGGCGATTCGACGCAGATCGGCGTGCTCGAGGACGGCGTGCTGGTCGAGCACTTCGTCACCCAGTCCGGCACCGGCTCGATCGTCGGCAACGTGTACCTGGGCCGGGTCCAGAACGTGCTGCCCAGCATGGAAGCCGCGTTCATCGACATCGGCCGCGGCCGCAACGCGGTGCTCTACGCCGGCGAGGTCGACTGGGACGCGGCCGGCCTGGAGGGCAAGGCCCGCAAGATCGAGCAGGCGCTCTCCACCGGCGACAGCGTGCTGGTGCAGGTCACCAAGGACCCGGTCGGGCACAAGGGTGCCCGGCTGACCACGCAGATCTCGCTGCCCGGCCGGTTCCTGGTCTACGTCCCCGCCGGCGGGGCCACCGGGATCTCGCGCAAGCTGCCGGAGAACGAACGGCGCCGGCTCAAGGACATCCTCAAGCGGATCGTCCCGGAGGACGCGGGGGTGATCATCCGCACCGCGTCCGAGGGCATCAGCGAGCAGGAGCTGGACCGCGACGTGCGCAGGCTCAAGGCGCAGTGGGACATCATCAAGGACAAGGCCGCGGCCGGTTCCGGCAAGAAGGGCAGCGCCCCGGCGATGCTCTACGAAGAGCCGGACCTGCTGGTCAAGGTCGTGCGGGACCTGTTCACCGAGGACTTCGCGAAGCTGGAGGTCCAGGGCGGCAAGGCCTGGGACACCATCCACGGCTACGTCCAGCACGTCGCGCCGGACCTGATCGAGCGGCTCAAGCGCTACACCGGCACCGGCGACGCGTTCGCCGCCCACCGGATCGACGAGCAGATCACCAAGGCGCTCGACCGCAAGGTCTGGCTGCCCTCCGGCGGTTATCTGGTCATCGACCGCACCGAGGCGATGACCGTGATCGACGTGAACACCGGCAAGTTCACCGGCTCCGGCGGCAACCTCGAGGAGACGGTGACCCGCAACAACCTGGAGTCGGCGGAGGAGATCGTCCGCCAGCTGCGGCTGCGGGACATCGGCGGGATCATCGTGATCGACTTCATCGACATGGTGCTCGAGTCCAACCGCGAACTGGTGCTGCGCCGGCTCACCGAATGCCTTGGCCGTGACCGGACCCGGCACCAGGTCGCCGAGGTGACCTCGCTCGGCCTGGTGCAGATGACCCGCAAGAAGATCGGCACCGGCCTGCTGGAGGCGTTCTCCACGCCGTGCGAGCACTGCAAGGGCCGCGGTGTGGTCGTCTCGACCGAACAGCCGCAGCGCGGCAACGGCTCCGGCAGCCACAACGGCCACAACCACGGCTCCGACACCAAGGCCTCGCGCCGCTCCCGCGGCCGCGGCAAGGGCGGCGATGACCAGCACAGCGAGCACCAGGCCAAGGCCGAACCGGTGACGCCCGCGCCGACCCCGGAGCAGCGGGAGTCGGTGGTCACCGCGGTGCAGGCGATGGCCAACGCCTCGAAGGCCGCCTCCGCCAGGGGCGAGCACGAGCAGCCCGCCACGGACGAAGCTGCCGGTGAGCCGACCGCGACCGAGTCCGGCCGCAAGGAGGGCTCATCCTCCGGCGAGACGGGGAACCGCTCGAAGACCACCGAAGCCGGACCGCGCGGTGCGGTCGCCGGCACGTCCTCCGGCGAAACCGCGGGCCGCAGCGAGGCCGCAGAGTCGAAGGAGACCACTGTGGCCACCGGGACCACGGCGATCACGGGGACGACCGGGAACACGGCGACCGCTGAGCCCGCCGTGACCACGGCGACCGCTGAGGCCGAGCCGGGCCGCGAAGTCGCGGGCCAGCCGGTGACCACTCCGGCCGACGAGGCCGAGGTGCGCCCTCAGGAGTCGCCCGCCCGCCCCGCCGGGGAGGTCGCGGACGCGCCGGTGACCACTCCGGCCGACGAGGTCGTGGTGCCGCAGTCCGAACCGTCCGTCGAGCCGTCGTCGCCGGAGCCGGAGACCCCCGAGGACCCAGCGACCTCGAAGGCGTCGGCGGCCGCAGTGACTCCGGAGACCCCGGTCGCCGGGTCGTCGTCCGCCGGTCCGGACGCGGACGCGGAACCCGAGGTCGAGGTGCCCGCCCCGGCGGGGCGGAGCGGACGCAGGCGGTCTCGCCGGGCGGCTTCCCGGCCGGCCGGTCCGCCGGTGCACGCCACCGACCAGAGCTGAACGAGCACTGGGGGACCCCGGGTGCAACCAGACCCGGGGCCTCCCGTAACCTGGAGTTCGGCTCACCACCAGAGTGAGCCGCTGCGCGAGCACCTGGACCGCCTTCCCGGCGGGCCGGCCGCGCCAGCCCCTTAACCCATTGTCGAGCAATGCAGGAGACTTCCGTGTCGGCGTACGCGATCGTCAAGACCGGCGGCAAGCAGTACAAGGTGGCCGTCGGCGACGTCGTCGAGGTCGAGAAGCTCGAGGGCGAGCCGGGCACCGAGCACACCTTCCCCGCCGTGCTGTTCGTGGACGGTGGCGAGGTCACCACGGACGCCGACGCGCTGGCGAAGGTCTCGGTCACCGGCAAGGTCGTCGAGCAGACCAAGGGTCCGAAGATCCGGATCCACAAGTTCAAGAACAAGACCGGCTACCACAAGCGCCAAGGCCACCGGCAGAAGCTGACCCGCGTCGAGGTCACCGGCATCTCCCAGTAAGACCTTCCGGATCTTCGCAAGACCCTGAACTTTGCCAGAAAGGGCTGAACAATGGCTCACAAGAAGGGTGCGTCCAGCTCCCGCAACGGTCGTGATTCGAACGCACAGCGCCTCGGCGTGAAGCGCTTCGGTGGCCAGCAGGTCAGCGCGGGCGAGATCATCATCCGCCAGCGCGGCACCAAGTTCCACCCCGGTGTGAACGTCGGCCGCGGTGGCGACGACACGCTGTTCGCGCTGGCCGCCGGTGCGGTCCAGTTCGGTGTGAAGCGCGGCCGCAAGACCGTGAACATCGCGCCGTAACGGGCGATGTCGGGGCGACGTGGGTCCGCGGAAAGCGCGGACCACGTCGCCCCGTTACTCGTGTTGGCCCGGGGGCCGAGCCC carries:
- a CDS encoding translation initiation factor IF-2 N-terminal domain-containing protein; translation: MSNADTPADQTGGNTAAPASSRLGELPPRIRVHALAKLLGQSSRDLLAKLAELGESPRSAASSVTREVAHRVAEALDPAGTDPTGATPAAPGTPPATDEATARAGQPTESGTAGSPATSGTEATGTVTSGAVAAGPGSVASGVPTAGVPTAGVPTADASSADAPGAATSGTGNDPAATTQSGSAESATGPGAGDVPAATTAADPQAAADTSDQSASTAGTGRSAGRKSGSGRRTGGKSATGRAAAARATDAASETTAEVGTAGQDTAESASAGDRAGTAADQGTPTAEPTTPGDPAAGEPDGAGSSTAGQAGETAAPEKSGRTGSRRSRRAVAPAIPAEQQETEQATAARGPVHVPVFAAPSPVFLPPEETAAQPSRNTPEAVFGVGDEPVKSGKRSKRAESSESAEAEDTAGEDGERSDEDGDDPNSRRRRRRGRRGRGRGKGGDEGSFETSEQSENDEADQGGKPGDKAAKPDKAEKEDKSEQSAESDSGDDADSDGGTKRRRRRRRRKGGDDDAPETTGGDDPPNTVTHVRQAKAEPERAARDEVRSVRGSTRLEAKRQRRRDGREAGRRRAPILSEAEFLARRESVERTMVVAEKGDSTQIGVLEDGVLVEHFVTQSGTGSIVGNVYLGRVQNVLPSMEAAFIDIGRGRNAVLYAGEVDWDAAGLEGKARKIEQALSTGDSVLVQVTKDPVGHKGARLTTQISLPGRFLVYVPAGGATGISRKLPENERRRLKDILKRIVPEDAGVIIRTASEGISEQELDRDVRRLKAQWDIIKDKAAAGSGKKGSAPAMLYEEPDLLVKVVRDLFTEDFAKLEVQGGKAWDTIHGYVQHVAPDLIERLKRYTGTGDAFAAHRIDEQITKALDRKVWLPSGGYLVIDRTEAMTVIDVNTGKFTGSGGNLEETVTRNNLESAEEIVRQLRLRDIGGIIVIDFIDMVLESNRELVLRRLTECLGRDRTRHQVAEVTSLGLVQMTRKKIGTGLLEAFSTPCEHCKGRGVVVSTEQPQRGNGSGSHNGHNHGSDTKASRRSRGRGKGGDDQHSEHQAKAEPVTPAPTPEQRESVVTAVQAMANASKAASARGEHEQPATDEAAGEPTATESGRKEGSSSGETGNRSKTTEAGPRGAVAGTSSGETAGRSEAAESKETTVATGTTAITGTTGNTATAEPAVTTATAEAEPGREVAGQPVTTPADEAEVRPQESPARPAGEVADAPVTTPADEVVVPQSEPSVEPSSPEPETPEDPATSKASAAAVTPETPVAGSSSAGPDADAEPEVEVPAPAGRSGRRRSRRAASRPAGPPVHATDQS
- a CDS encoding ABC transporter permease; its protein translation is MTTARPGLVLRIAPVGMYHGRAGALIERALIVYGRSWVVLVSGALEPLLYLLAFQIGFGKLVSTVAGPDGRPMSYVAFVAPALLASSAMNGAVFETYNMFFKLRYAKHYEAVLATPVGPMDVALGEIGWAMLRGGLYTVAFMAVTGAMGLLTSWWALLLLPVALLVSFAFSAISIALVSFLRSTSQLDYIQLVLMPMFLFSTTFFPITVYPAALQWVVRCFPLYHGIELMRGLAGGFFSWSMAGNLAYLLALAAFGVWASTRRIAKLLLT
- the rplU gene encoding 50S ribosomal protein L21 is translated as MSAYAIVKTGGKQYKVAVGDVVEVEKLEGEPGTEHTFPAVLFVDGGEVTTDADALAKVSVTGKVVEQTKGPKIRIHKFKNKTGYHKRQGHRQKLTRVEVTGISQ
- the rpmA gene encoding 50S ribosomal protein L27, translated to MAHKKGASSSRNGRDSNAQRLGVKRFGGQQVSAGEIIIRQRGTKFHPGVNVGRGGDDTLFALAAGAVQFGVKRGRKTVNIAP